The DNA segment GGACAGACACAAGAGCTGTTGTTTTCAGGAAGACTTCACCAAATTCACTAGTGTAGCATTGAGCCTTTGAAGGCCCACTGCTGAACTGCAGATTGACGTCGCAGCTTTCATCTGGAAGTGCAAGGAACAAGAATTCATTATCACCTCGAAATGTACTAATTGTATTAATATTTTTTTTGCTATTCTTCATGTTTTATCTCTCTTTTCATAAGATGGTGATGTTAGGTAAGGTTGTACTTGAAACAAGAAAACACGGCCTAGTGGCTTATCGTCCAGGCATAATTTCAAACAGTTTCAGCAGAGCTTCGGCTTTGCTTCTTTGCGGAACCTGCGACCCGCCATACGCGTCTCCCTTAAACGGGTAGTGTATTTTCGATTCTTTTTTAGCCAGGTACTGTGCCTGATCCCAGACATGCCACATGAGGTAATTGAAATCATGGCTGCTTTTCCGAACCATAATTCCATGGCGAGTGTATGATCCGGGTACATTCATAGCATCAATATGACCATATGCCTTGGTGCAGTCTCCAAGGGAAAGTCCCCACAAATGCTGAACTCTATGGCGCAAAGTAAAAGGGTTTCTGACATCTTGCCCATTTAAGACTACCCATACGTGATAATGAAAATTACCCACGTATGAGAGCTTGCTGAATTCCTTAGCCCAAAAATAGAGCAATTTAAGCTTGTACCGTCCCATGGAATGCTTGAAGGAATCCATAAAGCGAGTAATCCTCATGTTATCAAGGGCATAAGGTATGTTCTCTGGGTGAGTGAGCGTTAGTCTGAACATTAGGCATTTGGGCATGTCGTCTATGGCGAACATAATCAATGAGTAAAGCGACAACCAAAGATCAATGCGATAGTTCTGGTTGAGTATTGAAGTTGTTGTGTCGTGTGTATACATAGCTAAGATCTCTTATTTATTATTACTACTATATCCCGAAGTTGGGTTTTCAAAACTGCCGTGTATAAGCATTTCATTTTTCTGATTCCCCTGTTTAAGGGCAATTCATGTTGTCTGAAATGTTAATGAATATTGAGTGGTCAGGTGACATCCGGGACATGTCACGGATGTCACCATGATATCCTATGCCATATGAAACAAATGAGGGTTGATGATGCAGGTCCGACTAGCGCCACTTTTGTAGATTACCATATAGCCGTGGGCCTGTAGGAGCTTCAGCGCCGGAAGGGTTTCCTCCCTCTTCCAGTGCTTCGCCCGATATATCTCCCGCACGTTGACCTCATACTCGCCTCTTTCCACCAAGTATTCGAGAATCGCGTGTGCGCGGTCCAACTTGTCTTTCGCCTTAAGGTTAAGGGCAACCTTGGTGTGCTGTTCGAAGAACCATGCCAGTTGCATCCCGGCGCTAACGGACTCTTTAGTTATAAGGGTCTCGTAGGGCTCTCCGTTCTCACAACACCTGAGAATATGGATGATCGCGATCAACCTGAGACACGTACCGGCCAACTTTCGATAAAAGGCCTGAAGGACTGGCGGGTTCACATCGTTTGCCGCCTCAGCCTTTGCGTGCGCTTCAAGTCCATGCCAACCCTGAAGAGCTTGGTCCTCAAAGTGAAGCATGATGCCTTCATCCGTCGCACTAGAGGCTTCGAACAGCTTGTTGGCGGTCTCTTCAAGCCACTTCGTACTGCTGGTAGGTACTTCGGAAGTTCCGCCACCGACTGCAGGCGAATAAAGCTCTGGTGGCAACAAGCACAGAAAACGGGCGACTAATCCATCATCTTGGAGGGCTTCTTCGCTGAGCAGCTTGACGGCTGTGCCATCTTGAGTCGCTATCAGGATTGTCACTGACGGATTCTCGATCCGAACAGGCTCTCCTGCCTTGGTGCTGGAAAATGATTCTCCGCCATACGCTTGCAAAAGGAAGTCGTCTCTATTGGCAGGGATCTTCTTAAGCGATCCAAGCTCGGCGGCTGCAATCGCAATTTTACCATTTTGCTTGGCCGCTTCTTTTTCCAACCCCTCAGGTGTAAACTTGAAGGTAAGCAAAACCGGCAAATACTGTTTGGCTGGTATGGATTTTTGAAGTTCGAGGATTTCTTGAGCCGCAACCTCTAAATCGCCTTCCTTTGCTGCGGCATTCTCTAAGGTTCGGATACGTTTTTTGATAAGCCTTTCAGTGGTTTCGAGAAGCTCTTTATTCTCGAAAAAGGACCCTTGAAGCCTTTTTTCGATTGCCATAATTGGCCTCAGAACTTCTTCCATGAGCGGAGACTTCATCTTGCCAGACAGCATCATTATCAAAAGGTAGAGAGTTACAAGTTCAGTGTGGTTTTTGTGCCGCATCACTTTGAACTGTCCTCGCAGCAAGATGCTGACAAAACCTAACAGCAAAGCAACCAGTATCCCCGGATGCACAGCGAACGCTTTGGATAAGTCCTCGACCCATTTTCGGGCACGGCCTGGGAGAGCTTCAATCGGGGCAAGGAAGTCTACAACTTGCCTTTGGGCGAGAGGGAAGATTTGCACAGTTTTGATCCATGCGTGCCATCTGCTCTTGTCCAAGTTTTCTTGGTCCTCTAGGGCAAAGGTCAGTCTTTCTTTTTCCGCTTGCCTCAGAGCCTTTTCCTCGTTGTGTTGCGCGAGGTTAACTTTGATTGCGTCGGTTTGTGAAAGAGAGAAAGAGCTTCCATGATTGTAGTTAACTAGTGGAGCCGGTATTGGCGGGTCCTGCTCAATTATGGGGATCCTGTTGGGCCCCACACCTTTGAACTTCCATTCAGGTTCAGAATCTAACATTCTTGATTCTCCTGGTTTGGGTTTGGACTGGCCACAGCAGCCAGCCTCACCCCTACAAGGGCGACATTTCGTGTCGCCCTGCGACAAAGGAGATTTTTTTCATCAAAAAAGTATGAACACGCTCCCTCCATCATATGATGAAGGGAAACGGTTTCGGGAACGGTTTAGGCAGGAATAAACGGTTTAACTCGGTAAAACTCGGTGAAATTCAGCCTAGTTAAGCTCAATAGTCGCTCTCTCACGCCGGCAACAGGGGTTCAAACCCCCTTGGGGACGCCAAGAGAATTTCAACGGGTTATAGCTCACGCTGTAGCCCGTTTTTTGTTTGCGAAAAATGGTGTCAACCAGGGTTGGAATGCCATGGATTTCGACCTGCTCGGCGTTTAAGACTTTTTCCGCTCACTCTCTTTCGCCAACTCCTCGAAGTTCCGTTCGGATTCAATCTCAGCTTCATCCAATTCCCGCTGCCTACGGGCATGGTCAAAGACTTCATGCTCGTCGTGAGCGTGTCTCTTAACCTGTTTATGAGAGACCGTGTGAGCGTTGGGCAGGACTTCTCACTCGTTTGAACTCAAGGAATTGATCAGCGCTCCCGACCCTCTCTTGCATGGTGACACGGTGCCGCTGATCGGAGCTCTCTTCGGCGTGGTTAAGGAACATGGTTACGACGGCCCAGCTCAATCTGTTCATCGAAGTCGTTCCTGCCTTCGGGGTTCATCAGCCGCTTGTCATCCATGGTAAAGGCTTTAACCAGGGACTGCCGCAGGCGTTCTGTGGGCCAGCCTTGGAATTGGATACCACCGGCAGAAGAGCGGGCGTGGTAGTCACCGCGATGATCACATCACGGTTGTAGAACAGGGTGTTGTCGTTTTTCCAGTCTCTTGCAGTCATTAAGTAATCCGTAATAACTGCCGCTTCATCTCGTTCCCATTCCTTCAAATATATGCTTCAAATGCCGGTTCATGTTGGGGACCGAAACCTGGAAAAGCTCGGCCATAAACTTTTGACTTAGCCATGCTGTTTCATCCAAGAAACGGACTCCCACACGGATATTGCCATCGGGGTCGGGGAAAATAGAAGTGGGTTTAAGCAACCGGACCACAGCTGAAAGTGGAAGCAGGAAGCCTAATGGGAGCTTTTTCAAAGCAGTCAAGCAGCAATATTGTACTTTAGTGCCTTTTTGTGCCCCTCTGACGCCCGTTTTCGTTGTGAGCGGGAAACCCGTGCTACGCTCTTGTGGACTCCCAACACTGGTGTTTGGGAGTAAAAACCATGGAGAAAAAAAGGATGAATACGGTGTATTCGTGTTAATTGAAGCGCGACTAGAACAATCGAATTGTGGGGAAAATCGAAAGAGTTCAGGGGAAGCCCATGCAGTAGAGCTATTCTTATGACAAGAAGGGGCGATTGGTTGAAGCACGGCTGGATAATCGACTCGTTTGTCAATGCTCTTATGACAAAGAGGGTAGGCGGCAACAGGATTGTTTCCCCATGACAGCAGGGCAGCAAAGGCGAAACTATCAGTATGACATGGGCAATCGACTCTAACATGCCGGAAATAAAGGATATGCTCATGATAAGCAGGGGTTTCGTTCCATTTGGAATCACGAGGGCAAGTATACATTGTATGCCTATCGCCTGACTACCGCCTGATGAAAGTTGAGAAGCCGGATGCCGAGGTTGTTTTCGATTTTACTCATGATGAGAATGGGCAGCGTGCGGTCAAATATGCCAATGGGCAGCTGGTTGAAGGCTATGAGTGGCTTGACTTGAATCGGCTTGCAGGGTTTCATGATGGTGATGTCGGCTATCGTTTTTCTTACGATGAAGATGCGCATACTCCCAATGCCATGCAGGATGAATATGGAGGGATGGCTATTCTGCACTATGATCAGGTCGGCTCACTGCGAGTGGTCGCCGACGAATCTGGTAACGTGATAAAAGAAATACTCTACGATCCCTTCGGTGGTATTCTCAACGATTCCAATCCAGACCTCCATATTCCCATTGGCTTCGCAGGCGGGCTGCATGATCGGGATTTGGGCTTTGTCCGTTTTAGCTGGCGGGATTACAATACCTATACCGGGCGTTGGACCGCACCTGATCCCATGGGTGATGCAGGCGGCGATCCGGATTGGTATGGATATTGTCTGAATGATCCTGTGAATGGTATAGATCCAAATGGATTATTTGGATTTTTGATTCCTTTTATGACAGGTATGGCTGGGGCCACGGCCTTAGGTTCTGCGGGGTCATACGTCGCGGCAAAGGCCGCAGATTGGTTTGGAGGAAAGACCGACAAGAATTATGGTAAGGACAAGCCAACGGCTACTGAAGGTGTTCATAATGCCATGGATAAGGTTATAAATATCAATTCCGGTATTGTCGGTGCAGCAGGCGCTGCGTCGGGGGCAGCTGCTCTTCCTCGTGTCGCAGGAGCTGTCTTGCAGCATCCGGACAAGATTGCGGCTGGGAGCAAGGGCGCTTATGATTTCATATCAAGTTTTGCATTAGAAGGACCTCCTGAACCCTCTCTTCCTGGTTATGTGGGAATAGGTATGAGCGAAGCCTATAAATGGTACAAAAGGAATAAAGGGAAATAAGGTGAAGGTTACAATTTTCGAAATACTGTTGAGTGCTGTTATGACGATACATGGAATAGGTATGATTGTGACAGAGGACTTTTACTTCAGATCGTTTCTAGTACCGGAGTGGGCTGCATATATTGACGCTTTGGTTGGTATAAGCATAATCCCCGTATTTTGGTTTTTTCGATCACGTCATAAATAACAATCTCAACGCCCTCAATGGAAACACTTTCCGGGGCTTCTGATTTTTAAAAAATTCTCCAGAATGGTTTTGCAAAAACATCGACCCCATGTCGATATCGACTCGTCCTCATGACGGTCCCATGGTGCAGAAGAGCCAGAATGAGAGGGATGATCGCTGAGTGAAGTCATCATGCGCTTCATTCATGTGGTAGGAGAAGTATTTCATCTTGGTTCTTTGCGTATGGTTGTTGGTGAACTCGGTAAAGTGATAAATGAAGTTTTGTCTTCTGGATTTGGCCCAATTCTCAAAGATTCCGACTGAAAAGGTACCTGACGAGTTTTCAAGCTGCAGCTATCCGGGGCAGGCGATGAAGCGTGGTGTGAAACCAGAGGGATACTTGGGAAAAAAATACCGTATTTTTTAGGATATCTACTGGTGTAACTGTGACTGTTGGGGAAAAAAAGGAATGTTGATTTGCTGGGCTTGCTCCCTGAAAAGGGAAAGAGTACAGTCATTCTGGCTGAAAAGGCACAAGCCTGGTTTTTTTGTCGAGAGCCGTGTGCTTTTTTTGAAGGTACGGCTCGTCCCTTAACCACAAATACAATGTGAGGACTTTCAGCTTGGGTAATCTTTCCATCCGCACCAAATTGCTCGCTCTGTTTTTTATCGCCACATTCGCCACTCTGGCTATTATCGGCATGAGTATTTACTCATCGCTCGAACTGACTGACATGGAAGTGGCGCAGGCTCAGGATCTGATGCTCGAAGGGCAACAGGAGAAAATCAAGGTTGCCACGGATTCCATGGCTGTCGCTTTATCCACAGCTGTTGCCGATGAACCGGATGAACAGGGGAAAATAGAAATTTTCCGAAAGATGATCAAGGAAGTGTTCTTTGAAGAAGATTCATCCGGTTATTATTTCATCTATAGGGATACCACTAATGTGGCCCATCCGGTCAAACCCGCACTCCACGGGAAGGATCTAAATAATCTCAAAGGCAAGGACGGCGTGTATTCGGTTCGGGAACTGGCACGTGTGGCCAAGTCCGGTGGCGGTTTTGTCCACTTTACCTGGGATAAACCAGGCAAGGACAGCCCCATGCCGAAGCTTG comes from the Pseudodesulfovibrio piezophilus C1TLV30 genome and includes:
- a CDS encoding YagK/YfjJ domain-containing protein → MYTHDTTTSILNQNYRIDLWLSLYSLIMFAIDDMPKCLMFRLTLTHPENIPYALDNMRITRFMDSFKHSMGRYKLKLLYFWAKEFSKLSYVGNFHYHVWVVLNGQDVRNPFTLRHRVQHLWGLSLGDCTKAYGHIDAMNVPGSYTRHGIMVRKSSHDFNYLMWHVWDQAQYLAKKESKIHYPFKGDAYGGSQVPQRSKAEALLKLFEIMPGR
- a CDS encoding YfjI family protein, which gives rise to MLDSEPEWKFKGVGPNRIPIIEQDPPIPAPLVNYNHGSSFSLSQTDAIKVNLAQHNEEKALRQAEKERLTFALEDQENLDKSRWHAWIKTVQIFPLAQRQVVDFLAPIEALPGRARKWVEDLSKAFAVHPGILVALLLGFVSILLRGQFKVMRHKNHTELVTLYLLIMMLSGKMKSPLMEEVLRPIMAIEKRLQGSFFENKELLETTERLIKKRIRTLENAAAKEGDLEVAAQEILELQKSIPAKQYLPVLLTFKFTPEGLEKEAAKQNGKIAIAAAELGSLKKIPANRDDFLLQAYGGESFSSTKAGEPVRIENPSVTILIATQDGTAVKLLSEEALQDDGLVARFLCLLPPELYSPAVGGGTSEVPTSSTKWLEETANKLFEASSATDEGIMLHFEDQALQGWHGLEAHAKAEAANDVNPPVLQAFYRKLAGTCLRLIAIIHILRCCENGEPYETLITKESVSAGMQLAWFFEQHTKVALNLKAKDKLDRAHAILEYLVERGEYEVNVREIYRAKHWKREETLPALKLLQAHGYMVIYKSGASRTCIINPHLFHMA
- a CDS encoding RHS repeat domain-containing protein, whose amino-acid sequence is MKVEKPDAEVVFDFTHDENGQRAVKYANGQLVEGYEWLDLNRLAGFHDGDVGYRFSYDEDAHTPNAMQDEYGGMAILHYDQVGSLRVVADESGNVIKEILYDPFGGILNDSNPDLHIPIGFAGGLHDRDLGFVRFSWRDYNTYTGRWTAPDPMGDAGGDPDWYGYCLNDPVNGIDPNGLFGFLIPFMTGMAGATALGSAGSYVAAKAADWFGGKTDKNYGKDKPTATEGVHNAMDKVININSGIVGAAGAASGAAALPRVAGAVLQHPDKIAAGSKGAYDFISSFALEGPPEPSLPGYVGIGMSEAYKWYKRNKGK